In one Burkholderiales bacterium GJ-E10 genomic region, the following are encoded:
- a CDS encoding cytochrome B561, which produces MATNPSSSVSAPAPTERYSGVAIHLHWLMAAVLLVVFLVGVFMGDLKISPTRVRVFNWHKWIGIVVLALASIRLLWRATHRAPALPASIADWQRKVTGATHGLLYALFFIVPLLGWAMSSAKGFPVVLFGKIPLPDFVPVDKALGKTLEDVHAFFAYTLASLAGLHIVAALHHRFMLRDGIMERMLPAHGRRRGS; this is translated from the coding sequence ATGGCAACCAATCCCTCCTCCTCCGTGTCCGCGCCGGCCCCGACGGAGCGGTACTCCGGCGTCGCAATCCACCTGCACTGGCTGATGGCGGCGGTGCTGCTGGTGGTGTTCCTGGTCGGCGTGTTCATGGGCGATCTGAAGATCTCCCCGACCCGGGTGCGCGTGTTCAACTGGCACAAGTGGATCGGAATCGTCGTGCTGGCATTGGCATCGATCCGCCTGCTCTGGCGCGCGACGCACCGCGCGCCCGCGTTGCCGGCATCGATCGCGGACTGGCAGCGCAAGGTGACGGGCGCAACCCATGGTTTGCTGTACGCGCTGTTCTTCATCGTCCCGCTGCTGGGCTGGGCGATGAGTTCGGCAAAGGGGTTTCCGGTCGTGCTGTTCGGCAAGATTCCGCTGCCCGACTTCGTGCCGGTCGACAAGGCGTTGGGGAAGACCCTGGAAGATGTCCACGCATTTTTTGCCTACACGCTGGCGAGCCTGGCCGGCCTGCACATCGTGGCGGCGCTGCACCACCGGTTCATGCTGCGTGATGGAATCATGGAGCGCATGCTGCCGGCGCACGGGCGCCGCCGGGGTTCGTGA
- a CDS encoding 3-octaprenyl-4-hydroxybenzoate carboxy-lyase produces MIFERPAGAAMPVVANLFGTTARVARAMGVDGIGELRHIGELLATLKEPEAPQGLRDAISKVSMLKSALWDMAPHRVRSPACQEVVWEGADVDLARLPIQTCWPDDAGPLITWGMTITRGPHKKRQNLGIYRQQRIGRNKLIMRWLSHRGGALDFRDHRLAHGTEPFPIAVALGADPATILGAVTPVPDTLSEYQFAGLLRGARTDIAPALGVPLDVPARAEIVLEGHILPDPANADGGISADNRGFETAVEGPFGDHTGYYNETERFPVFTVQRITMRRNPLYLSTHTGRPPDEPAILGAAFNEVFVPILQRSYPEIVDFYLPPEGCSYRMAIVSIRKQYPGHARRVMFGVWGFLRQFMYTKFVIVVDDDIDARNWTDVIWAITTRADPVRDTLLIDNTPIDYLDFASPVSGLGGKMGLDATNKMPGETARPWGRKIEMREDVRQRVDALWDRLGLGKR; encoded by the coding sequence GTGATTTTCGAGCGTCCGGCCGGCGCCGCCATGCCGGTCGTCGCCAACCTCTTCGGCACCACCGCGCGCGTCGCCCGAGCCATGGGCGTCGACGGGATCGGCGAACTGCGCCACATCGGCGAACTGCTGGCGACGCTCAAGGAGCCGGAAGCGCCGCAAGGCCTGCGCGACGCCATCTCGAAGGTCTCCATGCTGAAATCGGCCCTCTGGGACATGGCGCCGCACCGTGTGCGCAGCCCGGCCTGCCAGGAGGTCGTCTGGGAAGGCGCCGACGTCGACCTCGCCCGGCTCCCGATCCAGACCTGCTGGCCCGACGACGCCGGCCCGCTCATCACCTGGGGGATGACGATCACCCGGGGGCCGCACAAGAAGCGGCAGAACCTCGGCATCTACCGTCAGCAACGCATCGGCCGCAACAAGCTCATCATGCGCTGGCTCTCGCACCGGGGCGGTGCGCTGGATTTCCGCGACCATCGGCTCGCGCACGGCACCGAGCCATTCCCGATCGCCGTTGCCCTGGGCGCCGACCCCGCCACCATCCTCGGCGCCGTCACCCCGGTTCCCGACACCCTTTCCGAATATCAGTTCGCCGGCCTGCTGCGCGGCGCGCGCACGGACATCGCACCCGCCCTGGGCGTGCCGCTGGACGTCCCGGCGCGCGCGGAGATCGTCCTCGAAGGCCACATCCTGCCCGACCCCGCCAACGCCGACGGCGGGATCAGCGCCGACAACCGCGGGTTCGAAACCGCGGTGGAGGGGCCGTTCGGCGACCACACCGGCTATTACAACGAAACCGAGCGATTTCCCGTATTCACGGTGCAGCGCATCACCATGCGGCGCAATCCGTTGTACCTCTCGACCCACACCGGACGCCCGCCCGACGAACCGGCCATCCTGGGGGCGGCATTCAACGAGGTGTTCGTCCCCATCCTCCAGCGCAGCTATCCGGAGATCGTCGACTTCTACCTGCCGCCCGAGGGCTGCAGCTACCGCATGGCCATCGTATCGATCCGAAAGCAATACCCCGGCCACGCACGGCGCGTGATGTTCGGCGTGTGGGGCTTCCTGCGCCAGTTCATGTACACCAAGTTCGTCATCGTCGTCGACGACGACATCGACGCGCGCAACTGGACGGACGTCATCTGGGCCATCACGACCCGAGCCGATCCGGTGCGCGACACCCTGCTGATCGACAACACGCCGATCGACTACCTCGACTTCGCCAGCCCGGTTTCGGGGCTTGGCGGCAAGATGGGGCTTGATGCCACCAACAAGATGCCCGGCGAGACCGCCCGGCCCTGGGGCCGCAAAATCGAAATGCGGGAAGACGTCCGGCAGCGCGTCGATGCGCTGTGGGACCGCCTGGGATTGGGAAAGCGATGA